One genomic segment of Corynebacterium durum includes these proteins:
- a CDS encoding SpaH/EbpB family LPXTG-anchored major pilin → MNIFKKSLVAAVATGVILTSTGIGMGVAVATPGATKSVPGASSSIPNAPVGTINKTAPTSLTIHKFSKNNVGTERDNGLRRDNVNGLGEPLRNAVFQVQKVNNIDLTTNEGWLAAEKVVKTGSNDLGPAVTKPTGANGEAVFDGLAVGLYKVTEISAPLGYESVEREFYVTLPLTNPNTKNTWEYNVHVYPKNKPVEDVITKTVQDQGKNVGDRIGYTITSKIPESQKLASYKVADVYDPARLTDGHIKSVKLADNSVTFNEGVDYAVRQENAAGKAKLVIDFTAAGLAKISNLPAQKRKLVTVADFMVQHVNSVDPLAPVVNDAELTSYSEHEDPTNPKPPSTPKDKPKTYFGNVKVVKQNSDKQPLNEARFDIYACDDINHLGNKIRTDVVPGATVQGLHVNDFADGAAVENQAEKAKGYCLVETKAHPGYSLLATPFFFQVNKGSNETIALSTPTVTDAKHNGGHNLPLTGGAGITTLILAGGLIVLVGGGSAVYMFRRQGS, encoded by the coding sequence ATGAACATCTTCAAAAAGAGCCTCGTCGCTGCCGTTGCCACCGGCGTTATTCTCACCAGTACTGGCATCGGCATGGGTGTTGCCGTGGCAACCCCCGGTGCAACAAAGAGCGTCCCAGGTGCGTCCAGCAGCATACCCAACGCTCCGGTAGGAACCATCAACAAGACCGCCCCCACCTCACTGACCATTCACAAGTTCTCCAAGAACAACGTGGGCACCGAGCGTGACAATGGTTTGCGTCGCGATAACGTCAACGGTCTGGGCGAGCCCCTCCGTAACGCCGTGTTCCAGGTTCAGAAGGTTAACAATATCGACCTCACCACCAACGAAGGCTGGTTGGCTGCAGAAAAAGTTGTTAAAACCGGGAGCAACGACCTCGGCCCCGCCGTGACCAAACCGACCGGAGCTAATGGCGAAGCCGTATTCGATGGCTTGGCTGTTGGTCTGTACAAGGTCACAGAAATTTCCGCCCCGCTGGGCTATGAATCCGTGGAACGTGAATTCTACGTCACGCTGCCTCTGACCAACCCAAACACCAAGAACACGTGGGAATACAACGTTCACGTCTACCCGAAGAATAAGCCCGTCGAAGACGTGATTACCAAGACGGTTCAGGACCAAGGTAAAAATGTTGGTGACCGCATCGGGTACACCATCACTTCCAAGATTCCCGAGTCCCAGAAACTCGCATCCTACAAGGTCGCCGACGTGTATGACCCGGCGCGTCTCACCGATGGTCACATCAAGTCCGTGAAACTGGCTGACAACTCGGTGACCTTCAACGAAGGCGTTGACTACGCCGTGCGTCAAGAAAATGCTGCCGGCAAAGCAAAGCTGGTCATTGATTTCACTGCCGCTGGTTTGGCAAAGATTTCGAATCTTCCGGCCCAAAAGCGCAAGCTGGTGACGGTGGCTGACTTCATGGTGCAGCACGTTAATTCTGTCGATCCGTTGGCTCCGGTGGTTAACGACGCTGAGTTGACGTCGTACTCTGAGCACGAAGATCCGACCAACCCCAAGCCTCCGTCAACCCCGAAGGATAAGCCGAAGACCTATTTCGGCAACGTCAAGGTTGTGAAGCAGAACAGCGACAAGCAGCCGCTGAATGAAGCTCGTTTTGATATCTACGCCTGTGACGATATTAACCACCTGGGTAACAAGATCCGCACGGATGTCGTTCCGGGCGCTACGGTGCAGGGCCTGCATGTGAATGACTTCGCCGATGGCGCGGCCGTCGAGAATCAGGCGGAGAAGGCTAAGGGCTACTGCTTGGTGGAGACCAAAGCACACCCGGGCTATTCGCTGTTGGCTACCCCGTTCTTCTTCCAGGTGAACAAGGGCAGCAACGAGACGATCGCTTTGTCCACCCCGACGGTGACGGATGCTAAGCACAACGGTGGGCACAACCTGCCGCTGACAGGTGGCGCTGGTATCACCACGTTGATCCTGGCCGGTGGCCTGATCGTTCTGGTGGGTGGCGGTAGCGCCGTCTACATGTTCCGTCGCCAGGGTTCCTAA